In Rubrivirga marina, the following are encoded in one genomic region:
- a CDS encoding prephenate dehydrogenase/arogenate dehydrogenase family protein, with product MPPGPQTVAIVGTGLIGASLGLALRRRAPETAVLGADADAAHAAEALRLGALTGTGSTAEVLASADLAVLATPLDALPALMELAAAHVRPGALVTDVGSVKGAVLDAARVLPQTVRFVGGHPMAGAAVGGPEHADPLLFENAVWALCPSPGLGDLAESAPEALWMVETAGARPVVLDADRHDLVAATISHLPQLLAVALVETAAETGADALGLAAGGFRDMTRIAGSPFSMWGPILRDNRTAVADVLASFGDRVGALRRSILDDPTALASAFEHAGQTRAALPSSSKGFLAPLADVVVWADDRPGFLHGLTGTVAAAGLNLKDAELLRVRAGEVGTFRFGFETAADADRAVEALTEAGYRAERRGEG from the coding sequence GTGCCTCCGGGTCCCCAGACAGTCGCCATCGTCGGCACCGGCCTCATCGGGGCCTCGCTCGGCCTCGCTCTCCGCCGCCGGGCCCCCGAGACCGCCGTCCTCGGAGCCGACGCCGACGCGGCCCACGCCGCCGAGGCCCTCCGCCTCGGCGCGCTCACGGGCACGGGCTCGACCGCCGAGGTTCTCGCCTCCGCCGACCTCGCCGTGCTGGCGACGCCGCTCGACGCGCTCCCCGCTCTGATGGAGCTCGCCGCCGCGCACGTCCGCCCCGGCGCGCTGGTCACGGACGTCGGATCGGTCAAAGGGGCCGTCCTCGACGCAGCCCGCGTGCTGCCCCAGACCGTCCGGTTCGTCGGGGGGCACCCGATGGCGGGCGCGGCCGTCGGCGGGCCGGAGCACGCCGACCCGCTCCTGTTCGAGAACGCCGTCTGGGCGCTCTGCCCCTCCCCCGGCCTCGGCGATCTCGCCGAGTCAGCGCCCGAGGCGCTGTGGATGGTCGAGACGGCCGGCGCCCGACCCGTCGTCCTCGACGCGGACCGGCACGATCTCGTCGCGGCAACGATCAGCCACCTCCCGCAACTGCTCGCGGTCGCGCTCGTCGAGACCGCCGCCGAGACCGGCGCCGACGCGCTTGGGTTGGCCGCGGGCGGCTTCCGCGACATGACGCGGATCGCCGGCTCGCCGTTCTCGATGTGGGGCCCGATCCTCCGCGACAACCGCACCGCCGTCGCCGACGTCCTCGCATCTTTCGGAGACCGGGTCGGCGCCCTCCGCCGGTCGATCCTCGACGATCCCACGGCGCTCGCGAGTGCGTTCGAACACGCCGGGCAGACGCGCGCGGCACTTCCGTCGTCGTCGAAGGGCTTTCTCGCCCCGCTCGCCGACGTCGTCGTGTGGGCCGACGACCGGCCGGGGTTCTTGCACGGCCTCACGGGCACGGTCGCCGCGGCCGGCTTGAACCTCAAGGACGCCGAGCTCCTGCGCGTCCGCGCGGGCGAGGTCGGGACGTTCCGGTTTGGGTTCGAGACGGCCGCCGACGCGGACCGCGCCGTCGAGGCGCTCACCGAGGCGGGCTACCGGGCGGAACGGAGAGGCGAAGGATGA
- a CDS encoding T9SS type A sorting domain-containing protein encodes MAPFYSLRRLVAVALLAAAVVAVPARAAVVDGGELTLVHTDDTPQPFRLSVPSPNPFTSSTRLTLTVEQATSLSVAVHDALGRRVALLHDGYVQAGTYTLRVDAGDLPPGLYLVRATDGRGQTATRSVSLAR; translated from the coding sequence ATGGCTCCTTTCTACTCTCTTCGCCGCCTCGTCGCGGTCGCCCTGCTCGCGGCGGCCGTCGTCGCCGTCCCGGCGCGTGCCGCCGTGGTTGACGGCGGCGAGCTTACACTCGTCCACACCGACGACACGCCGCAGCCGTTCCGGCTGTCGGTCCCGAGCCCGAACCCGTTCACGTCATCGACGCGGCTCACGCTGACGGTCGAGCAAGCCACGTCGCTCTCGGTCGCCGTTCACGACGCGCTCGGCCGCCGCGTCGCGCTCCTCCACGACGGCTATGTCCAGGCCGGGACCTACACGCTCCGCGTCGATGCGGGCGACCTCCCGCCGGGCCTCTATCTCGTCCGCGCTACCGACGGCCGCGGCCAGACGGCCACCCGCTCGGTCTCGCTCGCACGCTAG
- a CDS encoding HesB/IscA family protein: APALPAPVRLSDRAAAEVRRIVANKQIPDQFGLRVGVKGGGCSGMSYVLGFDKRRDHDLAFELDAEHEAGPITVFMDKRHGLYLMGTTVDYHDGLDARGFIFENPNATQTCGCGSSFAA, translated from the coding sequence GCCCCCGCTCTCCCCGCCCCGGTCCGCCTCAGCGACCGCGCCGCCGCGGAGGTCCGACGGATCGTCGCCAACAAGCAGATCCCGGACCAGTTCGGCCTCCGCGTCGGCGTCAAGGGCGGCGGGTGTTCGGGGATGAGCTACGTCCTCGGCTTCGACAAGCGGCGCGACCACGACCTCGCGTTCGAGCTCGACGCCGAGCACGAGGCGGGCCCCATCACCGTGTTCATGGACAAGCGCCACGGGCTCTACCTCATGGGCACGACCGTCGACTACCACGACGGCCTCGACGCGCGCGGGTTCATCTTCGAGAACCCCAACGCGACCCAGACCTGCGGCTGCGGCAGCTCGTTCGCTGCCTAG
- a CDS encoding lamin tail domain-containing protein, with protein MRWLSLVCLALVSTSTSAQAPVAGDLIINEVMYDPPAPQPSGNEWVEILNVTDGPLDLGGLLLTDDGSATDPIPGGTTLAAGDYLVIARDGEAFAEAYPGVPFVDLDGFPSLNNTGDRPALLMGGTEIDAVPYLPSWGGSDASLERRDPLGPSTEAGNFGTTTSPDGGTPGAQNTLFFEDTTPPTLVAAEALDAQTVRVTFGEPVDPATTEVVSNYTIGGGARTPAMAMRGDVPSEVVLALAAPLEGPASYSLTVRNVADLRGNAIAEASTTFFFGEGGTAGPRDLVINEFLYDEPTSDTPGEFVELLNRTDQAFDLRDLTLNDGTGDPEPVTDQLAFVGPGEYAVIVEDGELFAAVFPSVPFVEQPAWSALNNTGDAIVLKYGDVTVDSLFYDPAWGGEDASLERKDPDGPSSVASNYATTTDLRGGTPGVQNSRYEPDVTGPQLVSASAGPDGRRVTVTLDEPADPASVTASAFSLESGPTVTEAAYDGATTVTLALASVLSAGTTTITATSLVDLLGNTTASTSTTVEFTPDTTAPGIVRASALPDAPGQVRVTFTEPVTDASATDAGAYDVVGLGQPVVSVTELDTANEVGILSVELALAEPLDDQTLYTLSVTGLTDLAGNVTDRAEARFLVGTPDTPGPGDVVVTEIMFDPQTGSDGEYLELLNATADGVFDLRGITLDDGSGNGDVLSGEATILLPSEPLTVVRDAAGFRAAFPEAPFVEGTGISLSNSGEAIVLRADGAVLDSVAYDPDWHRVELDDATGISLERRDPAGPPNDPANWSSSLDVRGGTPSAPNSVGLSETPVEREAGLTITSPFAPTRGEAAQITYQLSTEAGLVRARIYDGGGRFVREVEAGRLSGSTATLTWDGTDDARRPLRAGIYVVLVEAVDAQGGTTETLRGVVVLARP; from the coding sequence ATGCGCTGGCTTTCGCTCGTCTGTCTCGCCCTCGTGTCCACGTCCACCTCTGCGCAGGCGCCTGTGGCGGGAGACCTGATCATAAACGAGGTGATGTACGACCCGCCGGCGCCGCAGCCGTCGGGCAACGAGTGGGTCGAGATCCTCAACGTGACGGACGGCCCACTCGACCTCGGGGGCCTCCTCCTCACAGACGACGGCAGCGCCACGGACCCGATCCCCGGTGGAACGACGCTCGCGGCCGGCGACTACCTCGTCATCGCGCGCGACGGCGAGGCGTTCGCAGAGGCGTACCCGGGGGTGCCTTTCGTCGATCTTGATGGGTTTCCCTCCCTCAACAACACAGGAGACCGCCCGGCCCTGCTGATGGGCGGCACCGAGATCGACGCCGTCCCCTACCTCCCGTCGTGGGGCGGCTCGGACGCGTCGCTCGAACGGCGCGACCCGCTCGGCCCGAGCACCGAGGCGGGCAACTTCGGCACGACGACGAGCCCCGACGGTGGGACGCCCGGCGCACAGAACACGCTCTTCTTCGAGGACACGACTCCGCCGACGCTCGTCGCGGCCGAGGCGCTCGACGCGCAGACCGTCCGCGTGACGTTCGGCGAACCCGTGGACCCCGCGACAACTGAAGTCGTATCGAACTACACGATCGGCGGCGGTGCCAGGACGCCCGCGATGGCGATGCGTGGCGACGTGCCGAGCGAGGTCGTCCTCGCACTTGCGGCTCCGCTCGAAGGACCGGCGTCGTACTCGCTCACGGTCCGCAACGTGGCCGATCTCCGCGGCAACGCGATCGCCGAGGCGAGTACGACGTTCTTCTTTGGAGAGGGGGGCACGGCAGGCCCGCGCGATCTCGTCATCAACGAGTTCCTTTACGACGAGCCGACCTCCGATACCCCCGGCGAGTTCGTCGAGCTGTTGAACCGGACCGACCAGGCGTTCGACCTCCGCGACCTCACGCTCAACGACGGGACGGGCGACCCCGAGCCGGTGACGGACCAGCTCGCGTTCGTGGGGCCGGGCGAGTACGCCGTGATCGTCGAGGACGGCGAGCTGTTCGCGGCGGTCTTCCCCAGTGTCCCGTTCGTCGAGCAGCCGGCGTGGAGCGCGCTCAACAACACGGGCGACGCGATTGTCCTGAAATACGGCGACGTGACGGTCGACTCGCTCTTCTACGACCCCGCCTGGGGCGGTGAGGACGCGAGCCTCGAACGGAAGGACCCAGACGGCCCATCGTCGGTCGCCTCGAACTACGCCACGACGACGGACCTCCGCGGCGGCACCCCAGGCGTGCAGAACAGCCGCTACGAACCCGACGTGACGGGCCCCCAACTCGTCTCGGCGTCCGCCGGCCCCGACGGGCGGAGGGTCACGGTCACGCTCGACGAGCCGGCCGACCCCGCCTCGGTGACGGCGTCAGCGTTCTCGCTCGAGTCCGGCCCCACGGTCACCGAGGCGGCTTATGACGGCGCCACGACCGTGACGCTGGCGCTCGCCAGCGTGCTGTCGGCTGGCACCACGACGATCACGGCAACGTCCCTCGTCGATCTCTTGGGCAACACGACGGCCTCGACGTCGACCACGGTCGAGTTCACCCCGGACACGACGGCCCCGGGGATCGTACGGGCCTCCGCGCTTCCGGACGCGCCGGGGCAGGTCCGCGTCACGTTCACCGAGCCCGTGACAGACGCCTCGGCGACGGACGCAGGCGCCTACGACGTCGTCGGCCTCGGCCAGCCCGTGGTCTCAGTGACGGAGCTCGACACGGCCAACGAGGTGGGCATCCTGAGCGTCGAGCTCGCCCTCGCCGAGCCCCTCGACGACCAGACGCTCTACACACTCTCGGTGACCGGACTGACCGACCTCGCCGGCAACGTGACCGACCGCGCCGAGGCCCGGTTCCTCGTCGGCACGCCCGACACACCGGGGCCCGGCGACGTGGTGGTGACGGAGATCATGTTTGACCCGCAGACCGGGAGCGATGGCGAGTACCTCGAGCTCCTCAACGCGACTGCGGATGGCGTGTTTGACCTGCGCGGGATCACACTCGACGACGGATCGGGCAATGGCGACGTGCTCTCTGGTGAGGCCACGATTCTGCTCCCTAGCGAACCGCTCACGGTCGTCCGCGACGCGGCCGGCTTTCGTGCCGCGTTCCCGGAGGCGCCGTTCGTCGAGGGTACCGGGATCAGCCTGTCGAACAGCGGCGAGGCCATCGTCCTCCGCGCGGACGGCGCCGTCCTCGACTCTGTGGCGTACGACCCCGACTGGCACCGCGTGGAGCTCGACGACGCGACCGGGATCAGCCTCGAACGCCGAGACCCGGCAGGCCCGCCGAACGATCCAGCCAACTGGTCGTCGTCGCTCGACGTGCGAGGCGGGACGCCCTCGGCTCCTAACTCGGTCGGCCTCTCCGAGACCCCCGTCGAGCGCGAGGCCGGGCTGACGATCACGAGCCCGTTCGCCCCGACGCGCGGCGAGGCTGCGCAGATCACCTACCAGCTCTCGACCGAGGCGGGCCTGGTCCGCGCCCGGATCTACGACGGCGGTGGGCGCTTCGTGCGTGAGGTCGAGGCGGGCCGGCTCAGCGGGAGCACCGCGACGCTGACCTGGGACGGCACCGACGACGCCCGTCGGCCGCTCCGCGCTGGCATCTACGTCGTCCTCGTGGAGGCCGTCGACGCGCAGGGCGGGACGACGGAGACCCTCCGAGGCGTGGTCGTTCTGGCGCGGCCGTAG
- a CDS encoding NUDIX hydrolase has protein sequence MDPIRPWTRLASKTLVDRWWMTLREDRVQLPDGPVLEEYHVAEYPDWTCALALTDDGQAVLVEQYRYGIDRVILELPAGAVDPGEEPAEAVRRELREETGYEGREWVRLGKLAVEPGRHTNYGHIFVAQGCHAAAAPDLDVSEDLRVRLVPASSLPDLVEAGRIAHGVHAAAVFWAHAKGLLDEPHPGGGV, from the coding sequence ATGGACCCGATCCGACCCTGGACCCGCCTCGCCTCCAAGACACTCGTCGACCGCTGGTGGATGACGCTCCGCGAGGACCGCGTCCAACTCCCCGACGGCCCCGTCCTCGAGGAGTACCACGTTGCCGAGTACCCCGACTGGACGTGCGCGCTCGCCCTCACCGACGACGGGCAGGCCGTCCTCGTCGAGCAGTACCGCTACGGAATCGACCGCGTGATCCTCGAGCTACCGGCCGGCGCCGTCGACCCCGGCGAGGAGCCGGCCGAGGCCGTCCGGCGGGAGCTCCGCGAGGAGACGGGCTACGAGGGCCGCGAGTGGGTCCGCCTCGGGAAGCTGGCGGTCGAGCCCGGCCGCCACACGAACTACGGGCACATCTTCGTCGCGCAGGGCTGCCACGCCGCCGCGGCGCCCGACCTCGACGTGAGCGAAGACCTCCGCGTCCGCCTCGTTCCGGCCTCGTCGCTCCCCGACCTCGTCGAGGCAGGCCGGATCGCGCACGGCGTCCACGCGGCGGCCGTGTTCTGGGCCCACGCGAAGGGGCTCCTCGATGAACCCCACCCGGGCGGCGGCGTTTAG
- a CDS encoding M20 metallopeptidase family protein: MLADAPPAADPALSDAFRTDLVSLRRELHQHPELGFEEVETSRRVRAWLEARGLTPSAPLAGTGFVVDVVGTRPGPTVAYRTDMDALPILEATDAPYRSQTPGVMHACGHDAHMTVACGVAALAHARRDEFAGTVRVLFQPAEEINPSGAPAMIEAGAIDGVDAIYAVHMDPSQAVGRFGFRRGSLTAACAPFRVTVCSERSGHSARPHEAVDTVWVANQIATEMYQLPGRVTDARKASVLTICRFRGGDALNVIPSEVEFGGTIRCSDGETLGFLREKIRRVAGALGAVYKADVDVDFDVTLPAVVNTGAEVERARQAAADLFGPEAAVRIPLPSMGGEDFAYYLQEVPGCMVRVGTAAGPETRYPLHHARFDLDESALPLAARLMTEVCLRDLAARAEA, from the coding sequence GTGCTCGCCGACGCGCCCCCCGCCGCCGACCCCGCCCTTTCCGACGCGTTCCGCACGGACCTCGTCTCGCTCCGTCGCGAGCTCCACCAGCACCCCGAGTTGGGGTTCGAGGAGGTCGAGACGTCGCGCCGCGTCCGGGCGTGGCTCGAAGCGCGCGGCCTCACGCCGTCGGCGCCCCTCGCCGGCACCGGCTTCGTGGTCGACGTCGTGGGCACCCGGCCCGGGCCGACGGTCGCGTACCGGACGGACATGGACGCCCTCCCCATTTTGGAAGCGACGGACGCGCCGTACCGCTCGCAGACGCCGGGCGTGATGCACGCCTGCGGCCACGACGCCCACATGACGGTCGCCTGCGGCGTGGCCGCCCTCGCGCACGCGCGGCGCGACGAGTTCGCCGGGACGGTCCGCGTGCTGTTCCAGCCGGCCGAGGAGATCAACCCGTCCGGCGCCCCGGCCATGATCGAGGCTGGCGCAATCGATGGCGTCGACGCCATCTACGCCGTCCACATGGACCCGTCGCAGGCCGTCGGCCGGTTCGGCTTCCGGCGCGGGTCGCTGACGGCCGCCTGCGCGCCGTTCCGCGTGACCGTGTGCAGCGAGCGCTCGGGCCACTCGGCGCGACCGCACGAGGCGGTCGACACGGTCTGGGTGGCGAATCAGATCGCGACGGAGATGTACCAGCTCCCCGGTCGCGTGACCGACGCCCGAAAGGCGTCCGTCCTCACGATCTGCCGGTTCCGCGGCGGCGACGCGCTCAACGTGATCCCGTCGGAGGTCGAGTTCGGCGGGACGATCCGGTGCTCGGACGGCGAGACGCTCGGGTTCCTCCGAGAGAAGATCCGCCGGGTCGCCGGCGCCCTCGGCGCCGTCTACAAGGCCGACGTCGACGTCGACTTCGACGTGACGCTCCCGGCCGTCGTCAACACCGGGGCCGAAGTCGAGCGCGCGCGGCAGGCCGCGGCCGACCTGTTCGGGCCGGAGGCCGCCGTGCGGATCCCGCTCCCGAGTATGGGCGGCGAGGACTTCGCGTACTACCTCCAGGAGGTGCCGGGGTGCATGGTCCGCGTGGGGACGGCGGCGGGCCCCGAGACGCGCTACCCGCTCCACCACGCCCGGTTCGACCTCGACGAGAGCGCGCTCCCCCTCGCGGCCCGGCTGATGACGGAGGTCTGCCTCCGCGACCTCGCCGCGCGGGCCGAGGCGTAG
- a CDS encoding ATP-dependent Clp protease ATP-binding subunit gives MEGNFSNRVRDVISYSREEAIRLGHDYIGTEHLLLGIIREGEGIAVKILRNLGCDLFKLKKAVEDTVRSTGGTLTVGNIPLTKQAEKVLKITYLEAKLYKSDVIGTEHLLLSLLRDDENVAAQILQQAFSVSYDAVRAELDSILSGKASPRAATDEPGSGSGRGRSRSSSSSKREMAEKSKTPVLDNFGRDLTSLAEEGKLDPIVGREVEIERVAQVLSRRKKNNPVLIGEPGVGKTAIAEGLALRIVQRKVSRVLYDKRIVTLDLAALVAGTKYRGQFEERMKAVMTELEKNQDVILFIDELHTLVGAGGASGSLDASNMFKPALARGEIQCVGATTLDEYRQFIEKDGALDRRFQKIIVDPATPEEAVEILTQIQPKYEEHHNVEYDEGTIELIVKLSERYITDRHLPDKAIDVLDEAGARVHLANIKVPPEVVELEEQIEAVKEEKNEVVKSQNFEKAAQLRDKEKKLQEELQNVKDEWDRQSEDETYPVTERDISAVVAMMTGVPVDRVQTTEGAKLLNMETELKGSVVGQDEPILKLARSIRRTRAGLKDPKRPIGSFIFLGPTGVGKTELAKRLTEYLFDSQDALIRIDMSEYMEKFSVSRLVGAPPGYVGYEEGGQLTEKVRRKPYSVVLLDEIEKAHPDVFNILLQVLDDGILTDGLGRRVDFRNTIIIMTSNIGARDIKNLGKGIGFSLTEDTFDYSKMKSTVEDALKKVFNPEFLNRIDDVIVFHPLEKSHILEIIDVMQTDLFARVEDLGIGIELTQAAKEFLVEKGFDPQFGARPLRRAIQKYVEDPMAEAILTNDLQEGAKITVDHKKDEEELSFKTKKARKKKAASDAEAEEEPEAEAPATDD, from the coding sequence ATGGAAGGCAACTTCTCCAACCGCGTCCGCGACGTGATCTCGTACTCCCGCGAGGAGGCGATCCGCCTCGGGCACGACTACATCGGGACCGAGCACCTGCTCCTCGGCATCATCCGGGAGGGCGAGGGGATCGCCGTCAAGATCCTCCGCAACCTCGGGTGCGACCTCTTCAAGCTGAAGAAGGCCGTCGAGGACACCGTCCGGAGCACGGGCGGGACGCTCACCGTCGGCAACATCCCGCTGACGAAGCAGGCCGAGAAGGTCCTCAAGATCACGTACCTCGAGGCGAAGCTCTACAAGAGCGACGTCATCGGGACCGAGCACCTCCTGCTGTCGCTCTTGCGCGACGACGAAAACGTCGCCGCGCAGATCCTACAGCAGGCGTTCTCGGTGAGCTACGACGCCGTCCGCGCCGAGCTCGACTCCATCCTGAGCGGGAAGGCCTCCCCCCGCGCAGCGACCGATGAGCCCGGCTCGGGCTCCGGCCGCGGGCGCTCCCGCTCGTCCAGCAGCAGCAAACGAGAGATGGCAGAAAAGTCCAAGACCCCGGTCCTCGACAACTTCGGCCGGGACCTCACGAGCCTCGCCGAAGAGGGCAAGCTCGACCCGATCGTCGGCCGCGAGGTCGAGATCGAGCGCGTCGCGCAGGTGCTGTCGCGGCGCAAGAAGAACAACCCGGTCCTCATCGGCGAGCCCGGCGTCGGTAAGACGGCGATCGCCGAGGGCCTCGCGCTCCGGATCGTCCAGCGGAAGGTCAGCCGCGTCCTCTACGACAAGCGGATCGTGACGCTCGACCTCGCCGCCCTCGTGGCCGGCACGAAGTACCGCGGCCAGTTCGAGGAGCGGATGAAGGCCGTCATGACGGAGCTCGAGAAGAACCAGGACGTCATCCTGTTCATCGACGAGCTCCACACGCTCGTCGGCGCTGGCGGCGCCTCGGGCTCGCTCGACGCCTCGAACATGTTCAAGCCGGCGCTCGCGCGCGGCGAGATCCAGTGCGTCGGCGCGACGACGCTCGACGAGTACCGCCAGTTCATCGAGAAGGACGGCGCGCTCGACCGGCGCTTCCAGAAGATCATCGTCGACCCGGCCACCCCCGAGGAGGCCGTCGAGATCCTCACCCAGATCCAGCCGAAGTACGAGGAGCACCACAACGTCGAGTACGACGAGGGCACCATCGAGCTCATCGTCAAGCTCTCGGAGCGGTACATCACCGACCGGCACCTCCCGGACAAGGCGATCGACGTCCTCGACGAGGCCGGCGCTCGCGTCCACCTCGCCAACATCAAGGTGCCCCCGGAGGTCGTCGAGCTCGAGGAGCAGATCGAGGCGGTCAAGGAGGAGAAGAACGAGGTCGTCAAGAGCCAGAACTTCGAGAAGGCTGCCCAACTCCGCGACAAGGAGAAGAAGCTCCAAGAGGAGCTCCAGAACGTCAAGGACGAGTGGGACCGCCAGTCCGAGGACGAGACGTACCCCGTGACCGAGCGCGACATCTCGGCCGTCGTCGCCATGATGACGGGCGTGCCCGTCGACCGCGTCCAGACGACCGAGGGCGCCAAGCTCCTCAACATGGAGACCGAGCTGAAGGGCTCTGTGGTCGGGCAGGACGAGCCGATCCTCAAGCTGGCCCGCTCGATCCGTCGGACCCGCGCCGGGCTCAAGGACCCGAAGCGGCCCATCGGCTCGTTCATCTTCCTCGGCCCGACCGGCGTCGGCAAGACGGAGCTGGCCAAGCGGCTGACGGAGTACCTCTTCGACAGCCAGGACGCGCTCATCCGGATCGACATGTCGGAGTACATGGAGAAGTTCTCCGTGTCGCGCCTCGTCGGCGCGCCTCCCGGCTACGTCGGCTACGAGGAGGGCGGCCAGCTGACCGAGAAGGTCCGCCGTAAACCCTACTCGGTGGTCCTGCTCGACGAGATCGAGAAGGCGCACCCCGACGTGTTCAACATCCTGCTCCAGGTGCTCGACGACGGGATCCTGACCGACGGCCTCGGCCGCCGCGTGGACTTCCGGAACACGATCATCATCATGACCTCGAACATCGGGGCGCGGGACATCAAGAACCTCGGCAAGGGCATCGGCTTCTCGCTCACGGAGGACACCTTCGACTACTCGAAGATGAAGTCGACCGTGGAGGACGCCCTCAAGAAGGTGTTCAACCCGGAGTTCCTCAACCGGATTGACGACGTCATCGTCTTCCACCCGCTCGAGAAGTCCCACATCCTCGAGATCATCGACGTGATGCAGACGGACCTCTTCGCGCGCGTCGAGGACCTGGGCATCGGGATCGAGCTCACGCAGGCGGCCAAGGAATTCCTCGTCGAGAAGGGGTTCGACCCCCAGTTCGGCGCCCGTCCGCTACGGCGCGCGATCCAGAAGTACGTCGAGGACCCGATGGCCGAGGCGATCTTGACGAACGACCTCCAGGAGGGGGCCAAGATCACCGTCGATCACAAGAAGGACGAGGAGGAGCTCTCGTTCAAGACGAAGAAGGCCCGCAAGAAGAAGGCGGCCTCTGACGCGGAGGCCGAGGAGGAGCCCGAAGCCGAGGCGCCCGCCACGGACGACTAG
- a CDS encoding rhomboid family intramembrane serine protease yields MLFPISDDDRHLDGPAWATIVLLVANVLVFAYQLSEPAFTYGWSVVPEEITTGQDLVNSRPIPEEDPNVQITSAQDIPQRPGPGPAPLVYLTVLSAMFMHGGFGHIAGNLLYRWIFGDNVEHRFGTARFVLFYLTSGIVATIAQILLDPDGLVPNLGASGAIAGVLGAYLVLFPRNRVNAVFIFRVVTVPAVVVLGLWIVLQFVNQWGALAVTEETGGVAYGAHIGGFLTGMALALVLRATGTKEQRSRLTRSMASDPRNRTWW; encoded by the coding sequence ATGCTCTTCCCGATCAGCGACGACGACCGCCACCTCGACGGCCCGGCTTGGGCCACGATCGTGCTCCTCGTCGCCAACGTGCTCGTGTTCGCCTACCAACTGAGCGAGCCGGCGTTCACGTACGGCTGGAGCGTCGTGCCGGAGGAGATCACGACGGGGCAGGACCTCGTCAACTCCCGCCCGATCCCGGAGGAGGACCCGAACGTCCAGATCACGTCGGCGCAGGACATCCCGCAGCGGCCCGGGCCGGGACCGGCGCCGCTCGTCTACCTCACGGTCCTCTCGGCGATGTTCATGCACGGCGGGTTCGGCCACATCGCCGGCAACTTGCTTTACCGCTGGATCTTCGGCGACAACGTGGAGCACCGATTCGGAACCGCGCGGTTCGTCCTGTTCTACCTCACCAGCGGGATCGTGGCGACGATCGCGCAGATCCTCCTCGACCCCGACGGGCTGGTCCCGAACCTGGGCGCGAGTGGGGCGATCGCGGGCGTTCTCGGGGCGTACCTCGTGCTCTTCCCGCGCAATCGCGTGAACGCCGTGTTCATTTTCCGGGTCGTCACGGTCCCGGCGGTGGTCGTGCTCGGGTTGTGGATCGTGCTCCAGTTCGTCAACCAGTGGGGGGCGCTGGCGGTGACGGAGGAGACCGGGGGCGTCGCGTATGGGGCCCACATCGGCGGTTTCCTCACCGGAATGGCCCTCGCCCTCGTGCTGCGAGCCACAGGGACGAAGGAGCAGCGAAGCCGTCTGACCCGGTCGATGGCTTCGGACCCCCGCAATCGGACGTGGTGGTAG